CACTCATTGCTTCATCAACCTCACATTCTTAAAGTCTTTTATTTCTTCAACAGCTTTATATAAACTCATTACTTTACCACCGCTTTTCTCTATTTTCTCTTTAGCCGATTTTGAAAAAGATAAAGCCACAACTGTAACAGGGTGATCTAAATTACCTATTCCTAAAACTTTACCAGGAAC
The nucleotide sequence above comes from Sulfurisphaera javensis. Encoded proteins:
- a CDS encoding 50S ribosomal protein L18e yields the protein MVARTGSTNIMIRKLIDLLDKQEKPLWQKVAEELQKPSRKRAYINIYKINKYTKSNDIVIVPGKVLGIGNLDHPVTVVALSFSKSAKEKIEKSGGKVMSLYKAVEEIKDFKNVRLMKQ